A region of the Myxococcus guangdongensis genome:
AGCAACGTCACCGCGCCCCAGCCCCACCCAGCCAGCACGAGGCTGCCGCTCACCGCGCCCAGCGACATCCCGATGAACACGCAGACGAACAATACGGCATTGAGCCGGCTGCGCGCGGCCGGGTCGATTCCGAACACCATCGTCTGATGTGCCACCAGCGTCATCTGCACGCCCAGGTCGAAGCCAATCGCGCTGGCGCCGAACAGCCACAGCCGCGCATCCGGCTGGAGCCACGGTGAGGCGAACATCGCGGCGAACGCCACGGCCGTCAGCCCCGCGCCCAGGCGCGTGACGACCTCGGGACCGAAGCGGTCCGACACGCGCCCGGCGATTGGCGCGCCGAGGGCCCCCGCCGCGCCCGCCAGGCCGAAGGCCCCCGCGGCCGCGCTGCCCAGGTGGAACGGCGCGCCATGCAGCATCACCGCGAGCGTGGACCAGAACGCGCTGAAGCCCACGGAGAGCAGCCCCTGGGCCAGCGCGGCCCGGCGCAGCGCGCCGTACCTGCGCCACAGGCCGACGAGCGAGCCGAGCAGCGCGCCGTAGGACAGCGTGCTCGCCGGGCGGAAGGCCGGCAGCCCGCGCCACACCACCGCGCCCATCACCCCCACGCTGCCCGCGGCCATCAGGTACATGGCGCGCCAGCCGAGCTGCTCCGCCACCACGCCGCTGACGACGCGCGAGAGCAGGATGCCGAGCAGCAGGCCCGTCATCACCGTCCCCACGACACCGCCGCGCTCCTTCTCCGGCGCCAGGGTCGCCGCGGCGGGCACGATGTCCTGCGCCACCGTCGCCGTGAGCCCCACCACGAAGCTCACCACCAGCAGCGGACCGATGGCGGGCGCGAGGCCGCTGAGCAGCAGCGCCACCGCGAGCAGGCCGACCTTGACCAGGATGATGCGGCGCCGGTCGAAGCGGTCCCCCAGCGGCGTCAGCAGCAGGATGCCCAGCGCGTAGCCCAGCTGCGTGAGCGTGGGCAGAAGCCCCACCGCCGTGTCCGAGGCGCCGATGGAGGAGCCCATCACCCCCAGCATCGGCTGGCTGTAGTAGAGCGAGGCCACCGAGAACCCGGCGCTCGCGGCGAGGAGCAGGCGCAGCCCCCTCGACATGGAGCCCGTGTCTCCCGGGCCGACGAGGGCGAGCCGAGGCGCGCGGGCCCCGTTCGAGGGCAGCGCTCCGCTTCCTGCGGGTTCATGTACGGCACGAATGAAGGACATGACGTTCACCTGGTTGGCCATGAGTCGGGGTGAAGGTGTCCCAGAGCGGCGGTCCACGGTAGTAGCGGGGCTCGCACAGCGGATATACGCTCCACGTATAACCCCATGCCCCGCCCTCCCAAGTCCGCTCGGCCGCGTGCCCTCCCGAAGCCGCCGCCCGCCACCGTCGACCGGCTCGAGCTGATGCAGACCTTCCTGCGCATCGTCGACGCCGGCAGCCTGTCCTCGGCCGCGGCGCAGCTCGGCACCACGCAGCCCACGGTGAGCCGCCGCCTCCAGGCGCTGGAGCGCTCGCTCGGGCTGCGGCTGCTGCAGCGCTCCACCCACGCGATGAAGCTCACCGAGGACGGCGCGCGTTGCTACGAGCGGGCGAAGGAGCTGCTCGCCAACTGGGAGATGTTCGAGGCCGACCTGCGCGGCGCGAGCGACGAGCCGGAGGGCACGCTGCGCGTCGTCGCTCCCCATGCCTTCGGACAACAGCTGCTGGTGGAGCCCCTGACGGAGTACCTGCGCCGCCATCCCCGGGTCAGCGTCGAGTGGCTGCTGCACGACCGCGCGGTGGACTTCATCGCGGACGGCATCGACTGCGCGATTCACGTCGGAGAAGTGAAGGACCCCAGCGTGGTGGCCATCCGAGTCGCGGAGGTGCCCCGCATCGTCGCCGCGGCGCCCTCGGTGTTGACGGGGCGTCCCCGGCCGAGCCACCCCGACGAGCTGGCGCGACTGCCCTGGCTGTCGCTGCGCACGTTCTACCGGAACGAGCTGTCACTGACCCACGTGGCCACTGGCGAGGCCCAGCCCATCGTCTTCCAGCCACGCTTGAGCACCGACAGCCTCTATGCCTTGCGGAGCGCGGCGCTGAAGGGGCTCGGCGTCTGCGTGGCCTCGGCGTGGGTGCTGCACGAGGACATCGTGAAGGGTCGGCTCGTCCACCTGGTGCCGGAGTGGCAGGCCGCCGCCCTGCCCATGTACCTGCTCTACCCCGCCGCGAGGTTCCACCCCGCGAGGCTGCGCAGGTTCGTGGCCCTGATGCGCGAGCAGATTCCCACGGCGCTCGCGGTGGCCACACGCAAACAGTGAGGCCTCGCGGGACCTGGCCCGCGCCCTCGAGCTGGAGGGACTGCCGACGCCCGTGCGTGAACGGGTCAACGCCATTCAAGACACGCTCGGCGCTACCGGATGCCCCGAGCGAGGCTTTCGCCTCCCATCACGAACACAACCCTGACACCTCCAAACCGCATGGAGCCTCATCCGGCTCCGACAATGCAGACAAGAAGGAGGCTGACGTGCGGAATCGACGGTCGCCGCAAGCCCCCTCGGCCACGGTCCGCCGGGTGCTGGGAGCCGATGGAACATGAGCCATTGCCATCCGGTGGCGTTCCCGTTGGACGCCGCCGCGTGCGTCCCGGACGCCATCGGCCTCGGAGGGCCGTGCTCGCCTGGGGAGGATGGAGCGCGGGCGCATGTCTTGCACGATGCGGCCAACACCTCGCAGCAGCGGAGACATGTCCATGCCATGCATCTGGTGTGACAGGGGGACGTGCATCATTCCCGGGCACGCCGTCGTCCGGGAGTACGACATCGGCGAGCCCGACGACCTCCCGCCCCTCGTGGACGATGACGGGCAGGCCCCCGAGCCCATTCCCATCTTCGACCTCTCGGGGCAGAGCCTCCAGCGGCTCTTCCCACGACCGCGGCCCCTCCCCGAGCCGCTGCGGCGCCCTCCGGCGTACACGCGGTTCTGGGACTTGCACCTGACCGACCACAAGGGGTGGTACGACTTCTGTCTGAACATCCTCCCGGAGGTGCACTACCAGGAGCGAAAGAACGCGAACCGGCCCGGCTGGCGCCCCAGCGACGGGAGGATCCGCGTGTCCTGGCGCATCGCGAGGGCCTTCCGCGCCTCGCTCCGTGCGCAGCTCTCCGCCCTCCAGCAGATGGTCGAGTTCTGCCAGACGCGCCAGGGCGAGCTCGCGGGGCTCGGCAACGTGCACGCCCGGAGGTTGACCATGTACTTCCAGAACGACTACGGGGGCGAGCTGAAAGGGCTCGAGGCGCTTGCCCAACAGCCCGAGGTGAAGAAGCAGCTGTCGATCTTCAGCCAGGCCATCGCGGACGCCCAGCACCTGCTCCAGTCCTGCTGGAGGACCCCCCACACGAAGGCGGCGGAGTTCGGGGACATCCGCCGTCGACTCGACACGCCGCTGGACCTGTTGCGTGAGTACCGCAACGAGCTCACCCGCCTGGAGGGACGGCTCGTGGATTACGACCCGGACGACGACGACGCGCCGGCCTCCAGCTACTTCGCCACCATCATCTCGATGGAAGACATTGCCCGGCAGCTCCCCTCCGGACTCGGAGGCAGCATGGTGCAGTGGATCTCCCACCCGCTCCACCGCGGCAAGCTTCGCGTCAGCTCCCATGGTGACGGGAAGGGCCACCTCTGCATGGAGGACGACCGCATCCGGGGCTCGCTGGTCGGTGATTGGCTCCACGTCAATGGGCTCGAGCCGGAGCGCCAGCCCGACGGCCAGCGCCAGGACCGCGCGGGGGTGAAGGGCGAGCGCGGCCTGCTCACCATCAACCTGTCCATCTGCATGGGAGGGCTCGGGTACGACACGAAGTCCAGCACCCACATCTTCGGAGCGCTCCAGGTCGCCGAGCAGTACACGCAGCCCGGCGTGGGCTCCGCCGTGGACCAGTTGGTCCGCCGCCTCGCCCACCATGGGGTTCACGGCATCGAGGTGACAGGAAGCAACCTCGTCGTGCGCGATGAAGGCGGTCGCCTGGGCGAGGTCGAGGGAGATGACTGGACGCTCCTGGCGCATTCGGCGCGGAAGATCCGAGCCATCTCCTGAGCGGTGCCACTGAAAGCGCCACCGCCACAGGCCCGCGCGTCTGCCGTGACGACAGGCGGCTAGAGAATGGCCCTGACGAAGAGGGACGCGACCCACATGGCCCAGAGCAGCGAGATGGCGAGCAGGATGGCGGCCACCGGGCGAACCCACGTCGGCGTCGGCGACTTGTCACGCCAGGGCAGGAGCATCAGGTAGCCGCCCGCCAGTGAGGGAATGGGGAGCAGGTTCAGGGACGCCATCCGCGCGCTCATGATGCCCCAGGCCCGCACCAGCTCTCCTTCGCGGAGCAAGCCGACGAAGCGCTCCACGCGGCCCGGCATCGCGGAGAGGTTGAACACTGCGGGGAAGCCCTCGGTGAATTGATGGAAGCCCTCCGCGGGCCCCAGGCACGCCATCGCAACGCCAATCTGCACGTACCAGGGCACGGCCAGGGCCAGCGCATGCAGCGGGGGTGGCAGCTTGAGCAGCCGGCTCTTGAGCGGCTCCGTCGCGCCTTCCTCGGCGTCTGGCACGAACGACGCGGAGCTGCCCAGGGTGATGGGATGCAGACTCCAGCCAATGCCCGCCATGCGCCACGCCACCAGCTGGGGCCCATGGCCGATGCGAACCGCGAGCGGCCGCGCCCCGAAGGCGCTCGCCACTACCGCCTGGGCCAGCGCCCACATCACGTTGACCGCGAGGAACAGCACCCACAACCAGAAGAAGAGGGCGACTCTGTCCATGGGCGCAACTCTAGCGCCTTTCCCACGGGAGAGGCCCCCGGGTCGGTCCGGACGCCCAGCGCGCTCTCTTTCGATAACGCATCAGGGCACGACTGATGCGCGTGTGTCTTTGGCCCTCGATTGCCGCTGGGACTCCGACGCGCCGAGCAACGGCCCTGCAACGGGTTGCGCTCGGGGCTCGGCGACTCCCGCGCACGGCCCCAAGCGGCGCTCCGTCGCCTCGGCGCCGCGTGGAACCCGACGCAATCCACCGAAGCGTGAATCAGGCGGCACCGCGGGGCAGGTTGGGCGTTGTCACCTCGACGCCCCAGGCGCCTCAGCGTCCGCTATCGCGAAGCTCCGACCCGTCGCCCATCCACCGAGGGGCGCGCGATGTTCTCCTGCCACGCCGTGCGAACCCCCGAGTCACGCCGCCCACAGCCCTGGCCCATCCGCGTGGCCCACTGGGTCAGCGTGCCGCTGCTCGTCATCATGGCGGGCAGCGGACTGCAGATTCTCGCGGCCTATCCCATGCTCGGCACGCGGGGCCGTCCCTATGAGGGGTATCCCTTCCAGGGAGTCCCTCCTCCCGAGTGGGCCCGACTCGGTGACTGGCTCGCCGGCGCGCGCGGCTGGCACTTCGCCTTCGGCGGGTTCCTCGCGCTCAACGGCTTCGTGTACCTGCTCTACCTGGCCCTCAGCGGGGAGTGGCGACGTCGCCTCTTCCTCCCGCGCCGCGACACGCGCAACGCCGTGAGCACGCTCGCGTTCTACTTGCGCCTGCGCAAGGAGCCACCTCCGCAGGGGCTGTACAATGGCCTGCAACGGCTGGCGTACACGGGCGCGCTGGTCCTCGGAATCCTCGCCGTGCTCTCGGGCCTCGCGCTCTACAAGCCCGTGCAGCTCGGTGTCATTGTCCGGCTGCTCGGTGGCTATGACTCCGCGCGCGCCATCCACCTGCTCGTGCTCGCGTCGTTCGTGCTCTTCACCCTGGGGCACGTGGTGATGGTGCTGCTGCATCCGCGCACGCTCGGCGCGATGGTGACAGGCGGGAGGAAACCCGATGCGTAGGCTCCTGGTCCCCTCGCGGCGTCCGGTGCTCCTCACCCGGCGCTCGGCGCTGCTCGGGGCGGCGGCGCTCACCACGTCCGCCTGCGACAGCACACGTCCTCGTGAGGGCTTTCTCGGGGTCATGGAGCGCGTCAACCAGCGACTGCAGGAGGCCCTCTTCGACGAGGACCGGCTCG
Encoded here:
- a CDS encoding MFS transporter, encoding MSRGLRLLLAASAGFSVASLYYSQPMLGVMGSSIGASDTAVGLLPTLTQLGYALGILLLTPLGDRFDRRRIILVKVGLLAVALLLSGLAPAIGPLLVVSFVVGLTATVAQDIVPAAATLAPEKERGGVVGTVMTGLLLGILLSRVVSGVVAEQLGWRAMYLMAAGSVGVMGAVVWRGLPAFRPASTLSYGALLGSLVGLWRRYGALRRAALAQGLLSVGFSAFWSTLAVMLHGAPFHLGSAAAGAFGLAGAAGALGAPIAGRVSDRFGPEVVTRLGAGLTAVAFAAMFASPWLQPDARLWLFGASAIGFDLGVQMTLVAHQTMVFGIDPAARSRLNAVLFVCVFIGMSLGAVSGSLVLAGWGWGAVTLLATVSALVALVVRLWPTAR
- a CDS encoding LysR family transcriptional regulator codes for the protein MPRPPKSARPRALPKPPPATVDRLELMQTFLRIVDAGSLSSAAAQLGTTQPTVSRRLQALERSLGLRLLQRSTHAMKLTEDGARCYERAKELLANWEMFEADLRGASDEPEGTLRVVAPHAFGQQLLVEPLTEYLRRHPRVSVEWLLHDRAVDFIADGIDCAIHVGEVKDPSVVAIRVAEVPRIVAAAPSVLTGRPRPSHPDELARLPWLSLRTFYRNELSLTHVATGEAQPIVFQPRLSTDSLYALRSAALKGLGVCVASAWVLHEDIVKGRLVHLVPEWQAAALPMYLLYPAARFHPARLRRFVALMREQIPTALAVATRKQ
- a CDS encoding cytochrome b/b6 domain-containing protein — protein: MFSCHAVRTPESRRPQPWPIRVAHWVSVPLLVIMAGSGLQILAAYPMLGTRGRPYEGYPFQGVPPPEWARLGDWLAGARGWHFAFGGFLALNGFVYLLYLALSGEWRRRLFLPRRDTRNAVSTLAFYLRLRKEPPPQGLYNGLQRLAYTGALVLGILAVLSGLALYKPVQLGVIVRLLGGYDSARAIHLLVLASFVLFTLGHVVMVLLHPRTLGAMVTGGRKPDA